From Cheilinus undulatus linkage group 15, ASM1832078v1, whole genome shotgun sequence:
aatgcagctCTGAAAGTTAAAAAAGGGTAACATCCCACCTCCACATGCCACTGCTTGCCCATAGCATTAACCACACGGCCCTCGATGGGTCTCCTACAGGCACCACAGATGGGTACCCCCATCTTGTCATGGCAGGGCAGGCAGTAGAGCTCCCCCTTCAGTTCCCTGGCATCAGCTGTCAGCTCCTTACTATTAAGAGAAGTAGATGAAACAACTGTAAAGCATCTATACTTATGATAAAGCAATTAAAGGGTATATTAACTTCCACAGTAGCTCGGTTTAACATTCTGGAGTTGGAATTGCAAACAACATAAACGTTTCTTCCATGAGTGGCAAGAACGGCAggttgtgtttacatttttagacaaagagtaaaacatgaaaaaacaacaaagaataaTCAGTGTATTGAGGGGCTGttaagttgaaatcatgatgtcatgtagacATTGTCATCATGAGATACTGTAGTCGAAGCACGTATGTGTTTATGTAGTTACAAAGTTTGTCCCCCAGAGAGCAGTCTTTGGTCCATTTCGCTTTGGCAGACTGAAAAAGCTGCATGCTTCTTGTTTTAAGTCTGAACAATCTATGcactttcaacctattttaTTGGATCTGTGTGAGGATACATGAAGATTTTATCAGTAAAGCTACAACACGTTTATGCTCCGATAATCACAGACAATCCATCTCATCACAACAGAATAAAGCCACAGGATTCAAGCATTGAGGTTTTCATAGATTAACATAAATGTTCATAGACCTCATACTGACTGCATAACAGGTCAGGTGTGAGTCAAGAATGGAATTAAATGTAGGGTGGTGTGGTTTTTAGGACAGAATACAACATGATAAAATCTGTATGCTTGTGGCATCCAGTCCTCCTTTTGCTTTTATGCTCTGGATGATCTGGTTGACCATAGTCTTGCAAATGCAAACTTCTTGGGCCAATGATGGGTAACTGGCAACCTGGCCCCACATGCGGCCCTCCTCCTCACTCACTGTGGCCCGCAAGTCAATTTCAAAAATCAAGAAATTGTAAAAttgaagaaaacatgacaaaatcctccaagaaaacaaaaaatataaagatttCTAAAACTACTTTTGATTACTTGTATTTGTTAGGTTCTTTGCAGGAATTTAGAGATATACTTGGCTGTAGCTGCTGCTGATTAAATTCTGggccatgacatcaccagtctttaCGGGGAATAACCCTGTCCCACTAACACTACaacgatataaaatcacagagcagttaatctcagtacaCTGTTGTTAGCTACCTTCGTTGAAAGGTAACAGCCAGttacatgctttgtttttgtttattgtgaggtaaatctCCAAAATCTATCAGCCTTGGTGGTCTACAGGTAATTAAAAGTTAGCACAACAGAgtgatttgtaccagaaaacagtataTTTAATCCCtgacttctgtctctctgctctggcacagagccaggcagtaGCGCTCggatcagaaacattttttcttccacatttgagaggatcatagcCCTTCTGAGTGGCTCATTCAACTCATTCAAacgacacacccacaccatcctacagcagattttactgcctcatttttcatgattttgaaacttaattttatgaacttggagatgtttttcatgactgaaatttggtaTGGTtattcataacacagtggcctgtcatagaCAAACCTGAAATAAAGACTTATCACATTACGGGGACTTTAAATCTTTTATGTGCattatttaatgaatttgtGGAAAAGACTAGATAAATCTGTGAAATATACTAAAATAACTAGAAAATAGTATTATGTTCAATGTACTGAATAAGCATCACAAACTCGGTGTGTAGCTGATTTAATAAAGCATTATTATTTGCATTTCAGTTAAAAGTAATAAATCTTGCATGAATGAATTGTCATAAAAGCTGCATATTTGTccattttatcaaattattatcattttacaATTAAGAGTATCCTGCATTTTGCTAAAAAACATAGGCCCTTAGATGTGAAAATACAATTAATGTGGCCCTTTCAGTTGTTGCCCATCCTTGTCTTAGGCTGCATTCACattgcaggccttaatgctcaattctctctttttttttttttaaagtaatgtgAACTGACCgatatgatttcaaatttatttgttcacattacttttcaaaatatGGTCTGACCAGACTCCTCTATGCAGTTCAATGGATTCATACATTGAAATATATCAATAAATATACCAAAATGTCCAAAATCTGACATTGGTCTGAAGACCAGAATTCAGTTGAACTGGGCAGCTCGAACTGTCAAGAAATAAAGCCAGATCTGAATCACAAAATCAGATTTAGTTCATGTTGGTTATATTCACACTGCAGACTGATCTGAacctgattttttaaaagtactgtggacagacaaacaaaagtttagagcaaaaaagaacaaagcaTTAAGGATTGCAGTGAAAGTTACTATGTGAAGGCAATATTGAAGTGCCCTTAACATGACATCTTTGTGTAGACCAGCAGGGGGAGACTCCACTTTATCAAAATGAAGTCTGATTGTATTTGCCTTTATATCTTTATCTTCGTCAGTATCTTACAGAATAAACGGTGTTGGCCTGAGCCAGGTGTTTCAagtcttcattaaaaaatagcAACCTTGTATATTGTGGTCTTATTTAGAGTTTATTTGCCAAAGAATGAGAGTAAGCTACTGGCCTGGCAAAATTGTGCACAAATTGCAACCTGTAAATTAGGATGGAGACTTATGCACGCAATATCAACCTGCTGTCAACATACGGTCACCTCTGGTTATAAAGAAGGGGAAGCATAGCACTGGAggcttaaaaaaacaccaaTGTGGGACGTCATTTTTACTATGTGCACTTTGTGTACAGTCTGTCTGATTAAGTgggtttttatgtgtgtgcatgtttaccCGCAGTTGTTGCAGTTGAAATGATCAGGGTGGTAGGGGTCGTTCTTGAATAGCAGAGGCTGCTCCTCTATGATGGCGTGGCACTTTTGACAGATATACTTGCCAAGACCGCGAGCTTTCTCTCGGTTGTGACATGGACGACACAGGTGCCTGATGGGAAAGTAAGAAAAAGATGAGGttagagagagacaaaaaaaggataaattcTGGAAAGTGGATCATCCCCTTGGAATTATAAGGTTCTATTTGCATTCTGAGCTGTTTCGAAATATTGAGCTTCAAAATGTTGGgatctaaaacagaaaaactggtAGGTGTTGCTAGTCTCTTTAATACACGAAAATGACAGACATCCTGAATATACTGTGAATATCCATTTCTAGTATATTTGCAAAAAGACGTATTTTTGGAACAGTTAAACACAGATAGCACCTTATAATTCTGAAAACTCAGTTTCTGCTTAGAGCTATAAGGTTCTATCTcacaaaacatggaaaaaagcaATGATATTTAAGGAACACATACAGGGAAGTcttttaataaagccaagtacAAAATTAGTCTCTCAATAGAATGtctgtatttataaaaaaatattctttcaatgtgttttgacacttttgtgaCCTTTTCTTTTAATCTTACTACGTTAATCCTGAAtaagtgaataaaaatgtttatattgcAGTTAAGACTCCataacttcagttatgaatTATCTAAAGCTGAAATTTATCACATTTAGGACATTAGAACTTTTAAAATAACTACATGAACACAGCAACATTCTTTCACAAAATTAACTTTcatctatttattcatttatttatctattttctaatttaaaaaaaaagttaactgcTGATTGGCCCACAGACAGAACCTTATAGAGCCAATTTTAACTGTGAATTTGCAGACAgaactttttagttttttacattaaatatccaaaaattcctaaaacttgaaaaaaaacatcttggaAAAAGTTTTTAGGTTGTCAAAgaataagaaaatataaatgacttaattttgacaaaaacatcagaTAGAACCTTATATTTTCAAGGGGACGAGATACTGACCTCCCAGCATTCTTAACAAATCCAACATCAGCAAGCACAGCCTGGCAGATGTCACAGCAGAAGCAGTCTGGATGCCAGCTGTTGTTCATAGCCTTGATCACACGGCCGATGATGAACTCACCTGAAGAAAAATGGAGGAATTATGGAGATTTCATTTATGAGCAAACATTTACACTCACAAATATTATGTAAAGAGTATTTTCTAAATGCACAGGGGTCTGAACAGATAAGGTCAGACACAGAAAATGAAGGATAGTATCTGTTTCCTGCTACTGCAGGTCCTGTACTTACCACACTGGTGGCAGCAGGGAGCGAACAGCATCTGGAAGTCATGTTCACAGTATTTCCTGCCTTCAAACTGTTAAAACAATACAAAGAATTAGTACACAGctataaaatcacacaaataaACGTTTAGACAATATGAAGGGATTCATAAACATTTATACCGTTATAATAACAGAGCACATTTTTATATAAACATGACACCATCTATTTTGTCATTCAACTGATACTATGACTCCGTCAATAAAGTTTTCATAGTAAAGAATTAAAATCAAAGATGAAGTTCTCTGTGTTTCTAAGGAACATTTCTCTATCTaagttttgctactttctttGCACATTTACAAGTACTTTGGGCAAAACGAATTTATTAGAAAACTCCTTAAATACTGGGAAGGGTTGGGGGTAAAGACTGAAAAGCACTATGTTTGGAAGGAGCTGTTTAATAACACTCagcaaaaagaaagagaggggaaagTACAGAGCACAGGGAGAATTCAGGAGGGATTTTAATGAGCCGTTCTGTCTGTTCGTAAACCTGTTTATTAACAATAAGCAAAAAGCAAGAACTGATTATCTGTATAGCATCATTTGCTTAGCATAGTTTGGTATGCTTTATtttatctttctctctgtgattATGCAGTGACAAATGCAGATGTGGGGTTTAATATCTGAATCACATGTCCAAAGTCACAAGTCCCCATGTGATGCTAGTCTGCAAGCATGACTGTATGCTGTACTGTACAAACACTGGTAATCCTAACAGTCATCAGTGCAGCATAGCTTCACACTGAAaacaattcattttttaaaatttccacaCCAAAAAAACTGACCAATTTCtgtgtagaaaaaaataattgtctGAATGTCTTTGTGAGCACTTTATTATTACCTATAGTTGGTTCATCATATCCCTTTTCCACCCTTAAACACAGTCCCCTCCTTCTAAATGAAATGTCTGTGCCATGCTTTGGCAAAAATATAATATGGATCTAGCATAAGAGAATGTCTTTGACCATATTATCATGTTTTACAGACCCCCGAAAAGAATTGATTgtcttatttcacattttacgGGTTGTTAGATACTCCAGATACccaaaaaaacactaaaaagtgGGCTTTCCACGACATTTTCTCTTGTATTCTTCATATACCAGCAGTAGGGATGAGTATCGAAATCAAGTACCAACATGGTACCGGTACCAACGTGTCTGATACCTCTCAGACCAAATTACAATACAGATATCAATACTTCATTTCCACAACCTGTCACTCCAATGCAACCTCCTGCCACCCAAAATGAAATGTAGGAAATAAATTATGAAGTTTGTGATTTGTGTGTTAAGTTACACCAGTTTCCTTCTCTGACCCCATGCCCCTTTGgtattttacaaagaaatatcTACGAAACATTTAAGATACCCAGACAACTTTTATTCCCCCACTGACTTCAAAtacacttttttctctctctcaagtattgatttagcactggtatcagaaaaaCCCAACCAATACCCAGTCCCAGCCATCAGTAGATCCCTTCTCCACAAAATGTCTCTTGAAGTTCAATATCATAAATTTTACCAGGATTTTATTGAGAGCTTTCTAAATGAAGTAGCATCTTAGTAAAAAACAGTGTCACTCAAAAAcgtcaacaacaaaaaaaaaaactgctgagaCCTTGACGTTAGTTAAAATTAACATAGTTTGTTAAATTATTTGTGTGGTACAGCTTGCTGTGAAATTGCCCTTCGGGGATACTAAAGATAACCCTGATCCTTGGAGGAAAATAGACagctaaaaataacattatCCTACAACATTCAGTGTTCGGAGCTGGAGGCCAGAGGTCATTAAGAAGAAGGTattatcttttcattttaaatctacAAACCCTACATTAAAAACAATCTCTGAACACAGAGGGGAGGGTGATTAGGTTTATTTATAGCTATAAGTTAAATCATTAACAGGGACTCGTGAGTGTATATCAAGCCCTTGGCCTCTGAGCTGTATTGACTGTAGAGTTACTCTCACACAGAAGGGTGTCAGGTTCTCTAGGGCCCACTGGAGAAACATCTGGCTTTGTGTCAAAGCTGGTAAATGCATGGCTTACTGGAAGGGAGTTTTAATAATTTAACGCTACCCTTGTTATTACATCACAGCACCATGAAGTTAGACCTTTGTTCAAGGAGTCTGTCCTAAACAGGGATGTTTGTGTGTAATACTAAGGCACTCAGgccattttaaatttaaaacaaaaggacTAACAATAATTTAATTAACCGTTTCAGATGACAAGATCTTTAGACTTCTAAGCCTTCTTATTGGTCCATGCAAGAATTGGTATTCACCGAGTATCAGCCTAACTGTATCCTCtgggattattttgtgttttgcaagCCATTAAGgtgttttgaatccttaattTCCTTCATCATCCATCTTTAACCGCATGCTCAAGGACACATTAAAAGATAGTGGTGAAGACAATTGGTTACCTCATAGAAAAGTCCTTCGGGGAACTGTTGGAAGCACTGAGCACACACAAAGCATTGTTCATGGTAGAGCTCCCCATTACTGTTCACTATCTTCTCTGCAGGGGCAAACCCACTCTTGCAGCGCTCACACATGGCATTGGCCAGAGCATTGGCCATGTTGCTgagaagaaagaaacacatGGGATTAATATTACATATTTGTATTAAGGCAtgcaaaacagatttaaaagcagagatggaaatGCAAtatctgtggaaaaaaacactattATAACCTTTGATGTGTTTGACTCTTGACTTTGTTTACTTCCTGTATGGTTGACGATACCTCTGAACTTGTTCAATTCCTTTCCCTTTAATAAGTTTGCAAAAACAGTacttcaaataaaaatgtcccAGAAAATTTGATACAGATTGTATAAGTTGGATTACTTTCATGCAGAACCACTACagtattattttaatgttaaaagatCTTTAAATGTCCTGTTGTGTTGTAGTTCATTCTATGATTTATCTTCAGATAATACAGTAGCATGATGATATTTTGCTAAATAGATAGATGAAAAGCATGACAgttcataaataaaagtaaaaaaatacatatattccTTTTCCAATTTCTCTCGCTTGTCTTTAGCAATATCATTTAGGTATGGAAATGTTTCTAGGTCCACTGAAGAAAAATGGGTCTAGTGGATGAAGAAAAAGATGTAAAAGGTTAGAGACCTTGGAAACAGGCACACATACGCGCAGTGTCTTGAAGGTTTATTTTGGCTCTGTTTATCAGGGTGTGGAGATCTTTTCACTGGGAAAAATACATGTTGGCTTTTGAGAAAGAGGCTGAAGTTACTGTTTTATTATGTGCACTGCTTGAGTCAGCAGTGCATCTGTAAGTGATGTTTTCACATAGATACGGGTCAGTTTCATCCAAAACACACTGGACTAACAAGGGCAAATACCCAAGGAACAGACCTATAGAGAAGTaagcttaaaatgaaatatgagaCAAGCCCTGCGTGCTTATTAAACAATCCAATTTGTTTTGAGGTCTTTGCACAATGTGGCTGTAATATATCATTGGGGAGGGGCCACGGGacaataattcttttttttttttttttttttacaagattcTAATGCCAGAACCTGCTACATGAATATTGTCACACCCAAAACCTGCCTCAGTGCTCCTTAGACAACTCATTATTTACAGCCCTTGATAAGAATGCTATTGAATTTATAAGTTAGTCCCAGGAGGCAAATGTTAGCAAGGAAAATGGTAGCACACTTATGTCAGAGagagtagaataaaataaatggcaTTTGAATTCTAGTGGCTATTTGTATCATTAACCTTATCTATAACATCTTACATGCTGAACACTTGTACATTTGAAAATCACATCTCTTAAAGACACTGGCATTTGCTCCTGAGATTTAAACAAGAAACACGTGTAGTCTCAAATCTTATAAACTATTCTACAATACTAAGGCACCtatgaaaaaagtggaaattacTGTTGCTGGATGGAAAATCAGTTCATATTGCTAACATCTAATGTTAATCATTGATAAAAAGGTTgcgaaatttaaaaaataaaggtcaTGCTATTGTAAATACTGCTAATAGCTGATGATTTATTCTGTGTGCATTTTACCACAATACAATAGTTCTAGGTACAATGAATGGTATAAAACAATGGTTCTCATCTGGTGGTTCAGGACACAAATGGGTCGTggagcccttttcagtgggtcgggaaacaaaatgcaaaaagagaataaaacaagCTTTTGTTTTACCCTTCTCTTTAACTTGTAACATGTAACAAACtgtgatatttttcattaaataaccCAGATAGGTAGAAAAATATCAGCAATGCGGGTCATAATTTTTCATCAAgaagttgatggtgggtcccgaGGCTCCACCAGTGGAGAATCCCTGATATAAATTATGCTTTAGATCAAGGGTGTccaaggatggtggggccactttcatactCCTCACaatgaggattttaaagttagttTGACAAATCCaatgtaagttaatacatgctCGGTGACAGAGTATGCCTGAACGGCTAGTTGATGGCTGAGAGGGCAAatagacagtcattttcaggattttgaggagccaatcagatttaaggGAGGGCCCGTTTAGCCCTGATTAACACTGGCTCCACTCTTGAAAAGTTATCGTTGCTGCTATCtgctgtgataatccatcaggacattattaatcaagatatcaTCTcgtcaaaatatttgtttacacATTTAACATGGGAGCACTGCCTTCTGCTGAAACCAGGAAGTACAATACGgttaagcacaagcttcatgttttaatgtgggacaaatttcattttagctctagaatttgctgtgggccaatcaaaaataaGCCGAGGGCCGCATTTGGTCATAGTTCAGACATCCCTGCTTTAGGTCTTTAATAAAAATGGTCACTTGAGTCTGGTAGGTGTTAAAGATAAATTTGTGGGATGGCAAAATCTATCCACTGGACATTATTACATTTCATGGTTTGTATGACCAAACCTTCTAATGTCACAAGTTTGAACCCTGATCCTAATCCATGATCCCATCATCCTAAGGCATAGAATAACCTAGGGCATAAAACTAAAAGATGACCAGGCTTAAGCAGTATGAAGTTTAAGAAATCAACAGGAGGTAAGCAGACAAAggtgatgaaaagaaaaaatgaaaagagaatGGTGGAACCATCCCGGCTTCTCTGCATTGCTTAAAAGGTCAGACTACCAAAGAGTATCCAggcaactcacagacacacaaacaagaCTGGGTAGGATTTTTGGGAGTGATGAGTTTAGTTCTTATAAACTTAGAGCAATTTCTGAATTAACATGGGTTCTACAAACTCCTAGACACACATCCAATTGTTTCTAATGCGTTTCTATTTAATTACTTCCTGCTTACCAATCAGAAAATATAATTCAGGAGTCTGCACCAAAATTATGGCAAATAGCATCCCTTTTCAGCACATTGATGACTTCATTGAAAGAAAATGTAGGGATACACACAGCCTCCATCTGGGTCTACTCATCACATACTTATCACATACATATTGTTCTATATACCCTGTTTGGCCTGATATCAGACACACTGACAGCCCTGCCCTGTCCAAGGGATTCATGGGAGGAAGTGATACATCCCTGAGGCATTTCCACCCTCCTATCTGCCAGCAGCACCCTTTGTCAAGGAGAGTCAAGCAGTTATAGGTCTAAAGCAAAGTAAGTTTCTATTTCTTAAACTCAATATAGTGGCTATTATTACTGTATTACTCAGTCTGACATATGATGCAGAATGAGGAAAACATTGTGGATAGACAAGCAAATGTGTGGGAGTCATTGCTGCAGTGCAAAGGGCATGGTCCCGAACCAGCTTACTGCAAAATGCCAACTGTCAAGTTTATTGTACACACAACACTGACCTTAGAATCCACGGCAAAGAGCTTTATGCATCTACACCAGAGAGGGAAATTAGCATCTGCCACTAGCTAAATGCAGGTACTTTTGAACAGTGGCAGGAAAATTTATACATCTTACCAGCCACCAGGGCAGGTAAATAATTAGCCTAGCCTAACAGTGTGATTTTATTACTGTAAACGGCATAAATTAAACCCCTTTTTTGGCTTGTCCCTACTTTATTTATGAGTAAAGCCACATGGACCTACATgttaaatgaccaaaaaactcAGAGGTCTCCATCCTGTGCCAGAGCGATATCTATAGGTGGCTGTGTGCTGGGATGAATTGGCTCAGTATCATATGACAGTAGTTGTCCATTGCAACAAGGGTATCTTCTGAAGGTGTGTACGAACCAATGTTTTGCTTACTGCAAGTCCAGGGTAGTTTAAGGCTGATACTTTGATGTGAGACTGTAGAAACTGCACACAAAATATACCGTTTTAGTGACTCTGACCATCACAGTAAGAGCAGGGTTAGGGTTACCATTTGCATGgtacaatacaacacaaattGGTCAAAATTgagctttaaaataaaggaCAGTTTGGAACATGTATACACCAACTCTATTGTTCAATAGCCTATGACTTACTACAAGGCTTGGTTATTATATTATACCTTTTCTAATAATGCTGTTTGCTAAAATAGAGTGGCGGGTAAAGTTGTTTGTGGCTggtaaaatttttaatcaacGAGCCACAGTGGCAGGTTGATGAAAATGTTCCATTTCCACCTGATCTACACAGCagaatttttagttttaaacttCCTTTGTATAACTAAATCTAATCTTAACCTAACTAGAAAATACATCTTTACACATTTGTTCAAGTAGATATCATAAATGGGCACAGGGGTTagagctgttgcctcacagcaaggaggttcctggttcacttcctgatTGGGGCCCTTCTGTGCGGAGTTTACAttttctccctgtgcatgcgtgggttctctccagggaCTCTGGCTTCCACCCACCACCAATGACATCCTCGTCAGGTTAACTGGCGACTCTAAATtgtctgtaggtgtgagtgtgagcatgcctagttgtctgtctctgtatgtcagccctgcgattgactggcaaccagtccagggtgtgccccgcctctcgcccaatgacggctgggataggctccagccccccgacccccaacaggataaccgggatagaaaatggatggatggatatcattaatgtcagaaaataagcacagcaaaaatattgtaaaaattCAGCCAAAAGTAGTGTGTAAAAAAGCTTTAAACCAAATTTAGAGTCTTCTTCCATCCATGGCATCCCACCATGTCAGTCTCTGGCTACAAATGGAAGCAAGCCCTCAGCATTAGGAAAGGAGACAGCGTGTCACTTCCTTTATGAACCTCCAATTTCTGCCACACCTCTTGTTCTACCTTTTCACTGTAATTTTTCTGCAAATACCTGCAAATATTTGTTAATGAAACTGGGGACAGCGTTTGGCCCTCTAAAGATTTTCTGAGCAGTCAAATTGTTGTTCCATACCTGGAGATAATTGTATGTGGTGAAGGCTGAAGATTACAACAATCTTTATTAATGGGGGTCAACAAGAGGGACAAACAGTGACCCTGTCAGGCCAAATAAAGGACAATGAGCAAGTCCACTTTTAATAGACTCCCAAACCCATTGTACGGTCTTCCAACTGGAAGTCTGTCACACTCTAGCTCACTCAATCCTAGAGTCTGCCACTataataaaagacaaaacaatacTCCACCAGTTGTGGATGACAAAAGAGCTAAAGACCATTTTAGATACTTGgctgataaaaaagaaactcaTTGTTCCAGACTGAACAGCCACTGAAGGGGTCAAGCATTTAAAGAAAGCCTATGTGACAGATCATATGCCCAGAGTGACCAGCTGATCCttattatcacctcccagctcccacagccaatcacagctctttctctcaacacagcagtgtattcaaatataacatacttctcactaatccctgcttacaTTAACACTGATGCACCATGCCGCTGCTGTTGGGAAAGcttca
This genomic window contains:
- the LOC121522441 gene encoding LIM and senescent cell antigen-like-containing domain protein 1 isoform X4, with amino-acid sequence MNSLKLKELSNSNLYRRRQERPDSYGSVAGDSFSNMANALANAMCERCKSGFAPAEKIVNSNGELYHEQCFVCAQCFQQFPEGLFYEFEGRKYCEHDFQMLFAPCCHQCGEFIIGRVIKAMNNSWHPDCFCCDICQAVLADVGFVKNAGRHLCRPCHNREKARGLGKYICQKCHAIIEEQPLLFKNDPYHPDHFNCNNCGKELTADARELKGELYCLPCHDKMGVPICGACRRPIEGRVVNAMGKQWHVEHFVCAKCEKPFLGHRHYERKGLAYCETHYNQLFGDVCYHCNRVIEGDVVSALNKAWCVNCFACSTCNTKLTLKEKFVEVDLKPVCKHCYERLPDDMKRRLAKRERDSKEKKKKLLIPMCL
- the LOC121522441 gene encoding LIM and senescent cell antigen-like-containing domain protein 1 isoform X2; its protein translation is MIMEMNGRALPPSIPEDGEAPDHVTEMNGFHQRIQEGDGGEGEVPVSKSQRRKSDVKVYKEFCDFYARFNMANALANAMCERCKSGFAPAEKIVNSNGELYHEQCFVCAQCFQQFPEGLFYEFEGRKYCEHDFQMLFAPCCHQCGEFIIGRVIKAMNNSWHPDCFCCDICQAVLADVGFVKNAGRHLCRPCHNREKARGLGKYICQKCHAIIEEQPLLFKNDPYHPDHFNCNNCGKELTADARELKGELYCLPCHDKMGVPICGACRRPIEGRVVNAMGKQWHVEHHVCTVCERPFQGHPFYERGGRAYCERHFDMLFGDVCYHCNRVIEGDVVSALNKAWCVNCFACSTCNTKLTLKEKFVEVDLKPVCKHCYERLPDDMKRRLAKRERDSKEKKKKLLIPMCL
- the LOC121522441 gene encoding LIM and senescent cell antigen-like-containing domain protein 1 isoform X1 translates to MIMEMNGRALPPSIPEDGEAPDHVTEMNGFHQRIQEGDGGEGEVPVSKSQRRKSDVKVYKEFCDFYARFNMANALANAMCERCKSGFAPAEKIVNSNGELYHEQCFVCAQCFQQFPEGLFYEFEGRKYCEHDFQMLFAPCCHQCGEFIIGRVIKAMNNSWHPDCFCCDICQAVLADVGFVKNAGRHLCRPCHNREKARGLGKYICQKCHAIIEEQPLLFKNDPYHPDHFNCNNCGKELTADARELKGELYCLPCHDKMGVPICGACRRPIEGRVVNAMGKQWHVEHFVCAKCEKPFLGHRHYERKGLAYCETHYNQLFGDVCYHCNRVIEGDVVSALNKAWCVNCFACSTCNTKLTLKEKFVEVDLKPVCKHCYERLPDDMKRRLAKRERDSKEKKKKLLIPMCL
- the LOC121522441 gene encoding LIM and senescent cell antigen-like-containing domain protein 1 isoform X3; its protein translation is MIMEMNGRALPPSIPEDGEAPDHVTEMNGFHQRIQEGDGGEGEVPVSKSQRRKSDVKVYKEFCDFYARFNMANALANAMCERCKSGFAPAEKIVNSNGELYHEQCFVCAQCFQQFPEGLFYEFEGRKYCEHDFQMLFAPCCHQCGEFIIGRVIKAMNNSWHPDCFCCDICQAVLADVGFVKNAGRHLCRPCHNREKARGLGKYICQKCHAIIEEQPLLFKNDPYHPDHFNCNNCGKELTADARELKGELYCLPCHDKMGVPICGACRRPIEGRVVNAMGKQWHVEHFVCAKCEKPFLGHRHYERKGLAYCETHYNQLFGDVCYHCNRVIEGDVVSALNKAWCVNCFACSTCNTKLTLKNKFVEFDMKPVCKKCYEKFPLELKKRLKKLSETVARK
- the LOC121522441 gene encoding LIM and senescent cell antigen-like-containing domain protein 1 isoform X5, whose translation is MLGISEMTNGNMANALANAMCERCKSGFAPAEKIVNSNGELYHEQCFVCAQCFQQFPEGLFYEFEGRKYCEHDFQMLFAPCCHQCGEFIIGRVIKAMNNSWHPDCFCCDICQAVLADVGFVKNAGRHLCRPCHNREKARGLGKYICQKCHAIIEEQPLLFKNDPYHPDHFNCNNCGKELTADARELKGELYCLPCHDKMGVPICGACRRPIEGRVVNAMGKQWHVEHFVCAKCEKPFLGHRHYERKGLAYCETHYNQLFGDVCYHCNRVIEGDVVSALNKAWCVNCFACSTCNTKLTLKEKFVEVDLKPVCKHCYERLPDDMKRRLAKRERDSKEKKKKLLIPMCL
- the LOC121522441 gene encoding LIM and senescent cell antigen-like-containing domain protein 1 isoform X6 — translated: MANALANAMCERCKSGFAPAEKIVNSNGELYHEQCFVCAQCFQQFPEGLFYEFEGRKYCEHDFQMLFAPCCHQCGEFIIGRVIKAMNNSWHPDCFCCDICQAVLADVGFVKNAGRHLCRPCHNREKARGLGKYICQKCHAIIEEQPLLFKNDPYHPDHFNCNNCGKELTADARELKGELYCLPCHDKMGVPICGACRRPIEGRVVNAMGKQWHVEHFVCAKCEKPFLGHRHYERKGLAYCETHYNQLFGDVCYHCNRVIEGDVVSALNKAWCVNCFACSTCNTKLTLKEKFVEVDLKPVCKHCYERLPDDMKRRLAKRERDSKEKKKKLLIPMCL